One window from the genome of Paenibacillus azoreducens encodes:
- a CDS encoding glycosyltransferase family 2 protein produces the protein MVAIYYVMIVNVLYFTIMGLSYRSISTIARRTKYSSYNTLSGSELVPPVSLLVPAYNEELTIIENVYCLMTLNYPTYEVIVINDGSSDQTLSVLISEFKLEKMANPDIRGTIETQNVRGIYHNSDYPHLFIIDKENGGKADSLNAGINLSHYPLISSIDADSLLEKDALIRMARMYMENPEETVAIGGDVRIANGCLIENGAVQKVSLPRKIWPMFQSIEYLKAFLGGRIGWSRMNGLIIVSGAFGLFRKDYVIAVGGYRGGYPGEDMNIIIKLHRYMLSHKLPYKVAFCPEAVCWTQAPDSYKIISNQRKRWGRGNLKNMIENRGMLFNPKYKVMGMITMPYNVLFETLNPYFRITGLLALIGYTLLDMTHWRILLTFFLLNFLSGYLLSVGAIVLEEIAFRRYKKLSDLWKMLLFSALKFVGYHQLGVLWRVQGHIQYLRKNNSWGTMTRQSWKEESKAA, from the coding sequence ATGGTAGCGATCTATTACGTCATGATCGTCAATGTTTTATATTTTACGATTATGGGGCTTTCTTACCGAAGCATATCAACGATAGCCCGCAGAACCAAGTATTCCAGCTACAATACGCTTTCCGGCTCCGAGCTGGTGCCGCCGGTATCATTGCTGGTGCCGGCCTATAACGAAGAGCTGACGATCATCGAAAATGTATATTGTCTCATGACGCTGAATTACCCGACCTATGAGGTGATCGTCATCAACGACGGATCCAGCGATCAGACGCTTTCCGTCCTCATCTCGGAATTCAAGCTTGAAAAGATGGCGAATCCGGATATCCGGGGGACCATTGAGACGCAAAACGTAAGAGGCATTTACCACAATTCCGATTATCCGCATCTATTTATTATAGATAAGGAAAACGGGGGTAAGGCGGATTCGCTGAATGCCGGCATCAATTTATCGCATTATCCGCTTATTTCTTCGATCGATGCGGATTCGCTGTTGGAGAAGGACGCCCTGATCCGTATGGCCCGCATGTATATGGAGAATCCGGAGGAAACGGTGGCCATCGGCGGCGATGTCCGCATCGCGAACGGTTGTCTGATCGAAAACGGGGCCGTCCAAAAGGTATCGCTGCCGCGGAAAATATGGCCGATGTTTCAATCCATCGAATATCTGAAAGCTTTTCTCGGCGGGCGGATCGGCTGGAGCCGCATGAACGGCCTGATCATCGTCTCCGGAGCTTTCGGGCTGTTCCGCAAGGACTATGTGATTGCCGTAGGCGGCTACCGCGGAGGTTATCCGGGAGAGGACATGAACATTATCATCAAGCTTCACCGATACATGCTCAGCCATAAGCTGCCTTATAAAGTGGCTTTTTGTCCCGAGGCGGTTTGCTGGACGCAGGCCCCGGATTCGTACAAGATCATTTCGAACCAGCGGAAGCGCTGGGGGCGCGGGAACCTGAAAAACATGATTGAAAACCGCGGCATGTTGTTTAATCCGAAATACAAGGTCATGGGCATGATTACGATGCCGTACAATGTTTTGTTCGAAACCTTGAATCCTTATTTCAGAATCACGGGCCTGTTGGCTCTGATAGGATATACGCTTTTGGATATGACGCATTGGCGCATATTGCTGACTTTCTTTCTTCTTAATTTCCTGAGCGGCTATTTGCTGAGCGTGGGCGCCATTGTTCTGGAAGAGATTGCGTTTCGCAGATATAAGAAACTTTCGGATCTGTGGAAAATGCTTCTTTTCTCGGCGCTGAAATTTGTCGGCTACCATCAGCTTGGCGTATTATGGCGGGTTCAGGGCCATATTCAGTACCTTCGGAAAAACAATTCCTGGGGAACGATGACAAGGCAAAGCTGGAAGGAAGAAAGCAAAGCGGCCTAA
- the hmpA gene encoding NO-inducible flavohemoprotein codes for MLTQETIDLIKSTVPVLEVHGKEITTTFYQMMFDNHPELLNIFNHANQREGKQPTALANAVYAAAAHIDHLEDILPVVKQIGHKHRALNILPEHYPIVGENLLAAIQKVLGDAATPAILDAWAQAYSVIADAFIGVEAEMYREAEAAPGGWRGFRSFVVDRKIKESAVITSFYLKPQDGGAISEYLPGQYITVRVKPDDQNYTHIRHYSLSAAPGGDCYRISVKREGSVEGKSEGVVSTYLHDRINEGDILEISAPAGSFTLDMEKTMPLVLISGGVGLTPMVSMLETVLKEQPERKVTFIHAAVNGEVHAMKEHIKQLDASHPQLKSYVCYEKPAAGDVCDKTGFIDLSWLRETASLESDFYFCGPLPFMRAVHQALNDWGVPAERIHYEFFGPADTL; via the coding sequence ATGCTGACGCAAGAAACCATTGACCTTATCAAATCTACCGTTCCTGTCCTGGAAGTACACGGAAAAGAAATTACAACCACCTTTTATCAAATGATGTTCGACAACCATCCCGAACTGCTGAACATATTCAACCACGCGAATCAGCGGGAAGGCAAACAGCCTACAGCCTTGGCGAATGCCGTATACGCGGCGGCCGCGCACATTGATCACCTTGAGGACATTTTGCCTGTCGTCAAGCAAATCGGCCACAAGCATCGCGCCCTCAATATTCTGCCGGAGCATTATCCGATCGTCGGCGAAAATCTGCTTGCCGCCATCCAAAAAGTGCTTGGCGATGCGGCCACGCCTGCAATTCTGGATGCCTGGGCACAAGCTTACAGCGTAATCGCCGATGCCTTTATCGGCGTCGAAGCCGAAATGTACCGGGAAGCCGAAGCGGCTCCGGGCGGCTGGCGCGGATTCCGTTCGTTTGTAGTCGACCGCAAAATCAAGGAAAGCGCCGTTATTACTTCCTTCTATTTGAAACCGCAGGATGGCGGCGCAATTTCGGAGTACTTGCCTGGGCAATACATCACCGTGCGGGTTAAACCGGATGATCAAAACTATACACATATCCGCCATTACAGCTTGTCTGCCGCTCCGGGCGGGGACTGCTACCGCATTTCCGTTAAACGGGAAGGATCTGTGGAAGGGAAATCTGAAGGCGTAGTATCAACTTATTTACATGATCGCATCAATGAAGGGGATATTTTGGAAATCAGCGCGCCGGCCGGTTCCTTTACCCTGGATATGGAAAAGACTATGCCGCTTGTGCTGATCAGTGGCGGCGTCGGCCTGACCCCGATGGTCAGCATGCTGGAAACCGTGCTGAAGGAGCAGCCTGAACGGAAGGTTACCTTTATCCATGCGGCGGTGAACGGGGAAGTTCATGCGATGAAAGAGCATATCAAACAGTTGGACGCATCGCACCCGCAGTTGAAATCATATGTCTGTTACGAAAAACCTGCAGCGGGTGACGTCTGCGATAAAACCGGGTTTATCGATTTGTCTTGGCTTCGGGAAACTGCTTCTCTGGAATCCGACTTCTATTTCTGCGGTCCGCTTCCTTTCATGCGCGCCGTCCATCAGGCTTTGAATGATTGGGGCGTGCCGGCTGAGCGGATCCACTATGAATTTTTTGGTCCTGCAGACACTCTGTAA
- a CDS encoding Crp/Fnr family transcriptional regulator: MILHKGEILFHQGDSGEYLYHIKSGLFKVTRLHENGNIVLFNILYPGETVPHHSLITPKETHGTAIALMRSEVERIPAEEWYREVRENPEKALEIALLLQEKVRFMQKRLDHLTVGTPAERLELLSEWLGDYSHGVHFTDLLTQEEIGQLIGVRRETINRLLRGR; encoded by the coding sequence ATGATCTTGCACAAGGGAGAAATATTATTTCACCAGGGGGATAGCGGGGAATATTTATACCATATCAAAAGCGGGCTTTTTAAAGTGACGCGTCTCCATGAAAACGGCAATATTGTGCTTTTCAATATTCTGTATCCCGGGGAAACGGTGCCGCATCATTCGCTGATCACTCCCAAAGAAACGCATGGCACGGCGATTGCGCTGATGCGAAGCGAAGTGGAACGGATTCCGGCGGAGGAATGGTACCGCGAGGTGCGGGAGAACCCGGAAAAAGCGCTGGAGATCGCGCTGCTGCTGCAGGAAAAAGTCCGTTTCATGCAAAAAAGGCTGGACCATCTGACGGTGGGAACGCCCGCGGAACGGCTGGAACTGCTGTCGGAGTGGCTGGGGGATTATTCCCATGGCGTGCATTTTACCGATCTCTTGACGCAAGAGGAAATCGGTCAATTGATCGGAGTCCGGCGGGAAACGATCAACCGGCTGTTAAGGGGGCGGTAA
- a CDS encoding YitT family protein, whose translation MRKKDHFISKLEPIFMMLFGTFLLAFAYYHINFQNHLSEGGFVGLSLLGKYVLGINPALSMLLLDIPVILVAMLLKGRKFVMNTLIATFSFSIFYELLERYSTLVIDLHNNLLFAAVLSGLVTGFATGLVLRFGGATGGDDILTLLISRWSGLKVGTVFILMDAFVLLLSLFYLPLKETLFTILAVGIAGRTITFTLTFTFRKGKANVTAVPESASSQTVASKPVHAMRSAH comes from the coding sequence ATGAGGAAGAAAGACCATTTTATTTCTAAGCTCGAACCTATTTTTATGATGTTGTTTGGAACTTTTTTGCTGGCATTTGCGTATTATCACATCAATTTTCAGAATCATTTATCAGAAGGCGGTTTTGTTGGCTTGTCTCTGCTTGGCAAATATGTGCTTGGCATCAATCCGGCGCTGAGCATGCTGTTGCTTGACATTCCGGTCATTCTTGTCGCCATGCTGTTGAAAGGCCGTAAATTTGTGATGAATACGCTGATTGCGACATTTTCGTTTTCAATCTTTTACGAATTGCTTGAACGCTATTCGACGCTGGTGATCGACCTGCATAACAATCTGCTTTTTGCGGCAGTGTTGTCCGGTTTGGTCACTGGGTTCGCTACGGGACTGGTTCTCCGATTTGGGGGAGCTACCGGCGGAGATGATATTTTAACCCTGCTCATTAGCCGCTGGAGCGGACTGAAGGTAGGCACCGTATTTATTTTGATGGATGCCTTCGTGCTGCTGCTGTCCTTGTTTTATCTGCCGCTGAAGGAAACGCTGTTTACGATTTTGGCGGTTGGCATTGCCGGGCGGACCATAACATTCACACTCACATTCACATTCCGTAAGGGAAAAGCGAACGTCACCGCAGTACCCGAATCGGCTTCATCCCAAACAGTGGCCTCCAAACCCGTGCATGCGATGCGGAGCGCTCACTAA
- the msrB gene encoding peptide-methionine (R)-S-oxide reductase MsrB has product MSDLQAVHQEKATFAGGCFWCMVAPFEDLPGIIKVESGYTGGHTENPTYEEVCSDTTGHVEAVQITYNPEIFPYDKLLELYWQQIDPTDEGGQFHDRGHSYKTAIFYHTEEQRLLAEASKTELAQSGRFEKPIVTPILPAKPFYPAEEYHQNYHKKNPGHYKRYRKGSGREDFLEQAWAPEKEKAELKRRLTPIQYEVTQNNATEPPFQNEFWDHHGEGIYVDIVSGEPLFSSRDKYDSGCGWPSFTRPIRDYNIKEKLDLSHMMVRTEVRSKSSDSHLGHVFDDGPGPNGLRYCINSAALRFISKEDLDKEGYGEYKVLFD; this is encoded by the coding sequence ATGAGCGATTTACAAGCGGTTCATCAGGAAAAAGCGACCTTTGCAGGCGGATGCTTTTGGTGCATGGTAGCCCCGTTTGAAGATTTGCCAGGCATCATCAAGGTCGAGTCAGGTTACACGGGCGGCCACACCGAAAACCCTACTTATGAGGAAGTTTGCTCGGACACGACAGGCCATGTCGAGGCCGTACAAATTACGTACAATCCCGAGATTTTCCCGTACGATAAATTGCTGGAGCTGTACTGGCAGCAGATCGACCCTACAGATGAGGGCGGGCAGTTTCATGACCGCGGGCATTCGTACAAAACAGCCATTTTTTATCATACGGAAGAACAGCGCCTTCTAGCCGAAGCCTCCAAAACCGAGCTTGCGCAAAGCGGCCGTTTCGAGAAACCGATCGTTACGCCGATTTTGCCTGCCAAGCCGTTTTATCCGGCCGAGGAATATCATCAAAATTATCATAAGAAGAATCCCGGACATTACAAACGATACCGCAAAGGATCGGGCCGGGAAGATTTTTTGGAGCAAGCCTGGGCTCCGGAAAAAGAAAAAGCCGAGCTTAAACGGCGTTTGACTCCGATTCAATACGAGGTTACGCAAAACAATGCCACCGAACCTCCATTCCAGAATGAATTCTGGGATCATCACGGGGAAGGCATATATGTGGATATCGTTTCCGGCGAACCTCTATTCAGCTCCCGCGACAAATACGACTCCGGCTGCGGTTGGCCAAGCTTCACGCGTCCGATCCGAGATTACAACATCAAGGAAAAGCTGGACCTGAGCCATATGATGGTCCGCACCGAAGTCCGCAGCAAAAGCTCCGACTCGCATCTGGGCCATGTGTTTGACGACGGGCCGGGACCAAACGGCCTCCGTTACTGCATCAATTCTGCCGCGCTGCGGTTTATTTCGAAAGAGGATCTCGACAAGGAAGGTTACGGCGAATATAAAGTTTTGTTCGATTAA
- a CDS encoding winged helix-turn-helix transcriptional regulator, whose product MATEIKDRINLKEINCEKELTLAVIGGKWKLIILWHLGMDGTKRFGELKKLIPHITQKMLTNQLRELEDDQLISRKVYPEVPPRVEYTLTEYGQSLMPVLRMMYDWGKNYGEKVIWKDAGRPSLI is encoded by the coding sequence ATGGCAACGGAAATTAAAGACCGGATCAATCTTAAGGAAATTAATTGTGAAAAAGAACTGACGCTTGCCGTCATCGGCGGTAAGTGGAAGTTGATTATATTGTGGCATTTGGGCATGGACGGAACGAAACGGTTTGGTGAACTCAAAAAATTGATCCCGCATATTACGCAAAAAATGCTTACCAACCAGCTCCGCGAACTGGAAGATGATCAACTGATCTCGAGAAAAGTATACCCGGAAGTTCCGCCTAGAGTCGAATATACGTTGACAGAATACGGTCAGTCCCTGATGCCGGTGCTCCGGATGATGTATGATTGGGGCAAAAACTACGGTGAGAAGGTGATATGGAAGGATGCCGGTCGCCCATCGTTGATATGA
- a CDS encoding lipid II flippase Amj family protein, translating to MVQLIAILMFTVVIHTVDSLSYALRLGGLRSRRITLALSLSGLLVLVSRTSNLAQGPMVGNMVDQALRFPDFVLEPRLHGIIAAATGGTLLAMLLFPSAVRLCSRMVVHLEAAGSIPKMARNLLSLAKWRNGLTYFKRPTFGMLRSLLHGPLPKRLLLLNMVVTAIYTVGVLSSLYAAYLWPAFRLTASTSSGLINGAATILLTLLIDPRIALLSDKTLRGETGLGSMNRVFGLMMVSRMLGTMLAQLLLVPCAYWIGWIIG from the coding sequence ATGGTTCAACTCATTGCCATATTGATGTTTACGGTAGTCATTCATACGGTGGACAGCCTTTCATACGCTTTGCGTTTGGGCGGGCTGCGGAGCAGGCGGATTACGCTTGCTTTATCGCTTTCTGGTCTGCTTGTGCTAGTGTCGCGCACCTCGAATCTCGCCCAGGGACCGATGGTTGGGAATATGGTGGATCAAGCGCTGAGATTCCCGGATTTTGTTCTCGAGCCAAGGCTTCACGGCATCATTGCGGCGGCTACGGGCGGAACGCTGCTGGCTATGCTGCTGTTTCCGAGCGCCGTTAGATTATGCTCCCGCATGGTCGTCCATTTGGAAGCGGCCGGATCCATTCCGAAAATGGCCAGAAACCTGCTCTCTCTCGCCAAATGGCGCAATGGACTCACTTATTTTAAACGTCCGACCTTCGGGATGCTGCGCTCTTTGCTGCACGGTCCGCTGCCTAAAAGATTGCTGCTGCTGAATATGGTTGTAACGGCGATTTACACCGTCGGCGTGCTGTCTTCATTGTATGCCGCTTACCTGTGGCCTGCCTTCCGGCTGACGGCTTCGACCTCATCGGGATTGATCAACGGGGCAGCGACCATCTTATTGACGCTGCTGATCGATCCGCGGATTGCTTTGCTGTCCGACAAAACATTGCGGGGCGAGACAGGGCTTGGAAGCATGAATCGTGTTTTCGGGCTGATGATGGTATCGCGCATGCTGGGGACAATGCTGGCCCAACTGCTGCTTGTTCCCTGCGCGTATTGGATCGGTTGGATTATTGGATGA
- a CDS encoding VOC family protein has translation MLHHVEINVSDIKRSREFWEWFLTGLGYELFQEWEHGISFKQKKTYLVFVQTEARFMDSTYHRKATGLNHLAFHAASRDQVDEMLRMLKQKGIPVLYEDKYPYAGGPGHYAVFFEDPDRIKVELACEG, from the coding sequence ATGCTGCATCATGTAGAGATAAATGTATCGGATATCAAGCGGAGCCGGGAGTTTTGGGAATGGTTCCTGACCGGACTCGGCTACGAACTGTTTCAGGAATGGGAGCATGGCATCAGCTTCAAGCAGAAGAAAACTTATCTCGTATTCGTGCAAACGGAAGCGCGATTTATGGACAGTACATATCACCGGAAGGCTACCGGCCTTAACCATTTGGCTTTTCACGCAGCGTCGCGGGATCAAGTTGATGAAATGCTTCGGATGCTGAAGCAAAAAGGGATTCCTGTCCTGTATGAGGACAAGTACCCCTATGCGGGTGGACCGGGGCATTATGCGGTCTTTTTTGAAGATCCGGACCGGATCAAGGTGGAACTGGCCTGTGAAGGCTAA
- the hxlA gene encoding 3-hexulose-6-phosphate synthase: protein MELQLALDLVDIPEAKEIVNEVAEYIDIVEIGTPVVINEGLRAVKELKEAFPSLRVLADLKIMDAGGYEVMKASEAGASIITVLGVSDDSTIRGAVEEAKKQNTKVMVDMINVKNIEERAREIDQMGVDYICVHSGYDHQAAGISSFDDLLTIKRVVKQAKTAIAGGIKLNTLPQVIAAGPDLVIVGGGITSQADKRAAASEMKQLVSKA, encoded by the coding sequence ATGGAACTTCAATTGGCACTTGATCTTGTGGATATCCCGGAGGCAAAAGAAATCGTAAACGAGGTTGCGGAATATATAGATATCGTTGAAATCGGAACGCCGGTTGTCATTAACGAAGGACTGAGAGCGGTCAAAGAACTGAAAGAAGCTTTCCCTTCCCTGCGTGTGCTGGCCGATCTGAAAATTATGGATGCGGGAGGATATGAGGTAATGAAGGCTTCCGAGGCAGGAGCAAGCATCATTACCGTTTTGGGCGTATCGGACGATTCAACGATTCGGGGCGCGGTAGAAGAAGCCAAGAAACAAAATACCAAAGTCATGGTAGACATGATCAACGTCAAAAACATCGAGGAAAGAGCCCGTGAAATCGACCAAATGGGCGTGGATTATATCTGTGTGCATTCAGGGTATGATCATCAAGCGGCAGGCATCAGTTCTTTTGACGACCTGCTTACCATCAAACGTGTGGTTAAACAGGCTAAAACTGCTATTGCCGGGGGCATTAAGCTGAATACGCTGCCTCAGGTTATCGCTGCAGGTCCCGATCTCGTTATTGTTGGCGGCGGAATCACAAGCCAAGCGGACAAGCGTGCCGCGGCGTCTGAAATGAAGCAATTGGTCAGCAAGGCGTAA
- the hxlB gene encoding 6-phospho-3-hexuloisomerase, whose amino-acid sequence MKTVKYAAEIVKELQRSVTLISEEETEKLADRIQTAGKIFLAGAGRSGFMGRAFAMRLMHMGFNAYVVGETVTPGIGPDDLLIIGSGSGETQSLATMARKAKQLGASVVTVTIHPDSTLGSLSDFSVKLPGTPKEQKNADGVTIQPMASLFEQTLIVLYDAVILGLMDQKDQSSRQMFGRHANLE is encoded by the coding sequence ATGAAGACGGTCAAATATGCTGCCGAAATCGTGAAGGAACTGCAGCGCTCCGTCACACTCATTTCGGAAGAAGAAACTGAGAAATTGGCTGATCGGATTCAGACGGCGGGGAAAATATTTCTCGCTGGCGCCGGAAGATCGGGTTTCATGGGACGGGCGTTCGCCATGCGTCTTATGCACATGGGGTTCAACGCTTATGTCGTTGGTGAAACGGTGACGCCGGGTATCGGCCCGGATGATCTGCTTATTATAGGTTCCGGCTCGGGGGAAACTCAAAGCCTGGCCACCATGGCCCGGAAAGCAAAACAGCTCGGCGCGTCGGTTGTCACGGTAACGATTCATCCTGATTCCACGCTTGGCAGCCTGTCTGATTTTTCGGTGAAACTCCCCGGAACGCCGAAGGAACAGAAGAATGCGGACGGCGTAACCATTCAGCCGATGGCATCGCTGTTCGAACAGACGCTCATCGTATTATATGATGCCGTTATCCTTGGATTAATGGATCAGAAGGATCAGAGCTCAAGACAAATGTTCGGCAGACATGCCAACCTGGAGTAG
- a CDS encoding TVP38/TMEM64 family protein, producing MKKWLLAALYSAVLITVFIYRDPIMDYLHQHGSFPILVVLATLIAMFPIIPYKLVIAALGFSFGTFWAAAVSWLGTMIAATIIYALAKTVLREHGRKYLGRFKTLESFTAWTETHPFVSVAAGRLIPVIPQMAVNVFAGVASIPFWLYTAASGIGKLPGIFLYAFLGGEGMKHPFAAIAVIAGYVLLLGTMFFLYKRKKLSV from the coding sequence ATGAAAAAATGGCTTCTTGCCGCCTTATATTCAGCAGTGCTTATTACCGTTTTTATATACCGGGATCCGATCATGGACTACCTGCATCAGCATGGCTCCTTCCCTATTCTTGTCGTCCTCGCAACCTTGATCGCCATGTTTCCGATCATCCCTTACAAGCTGGTGATTGCCGCGCTCGGCTTCTCCTTCGGTACTTTTTGGGCCGCAGCCGTCAGTTGGCTCGGTACCATGATCGCAGCGACAATCATCTATGCTCTGGCCAAGACGGTTCTCAGAGAACACGGGCGCAAATATCTGGGCCGGTTTAAAACCTTGGAGTCCTTTACGGCATGGACCGAAACCCACCCTTTTGTCAGCGTGGCGGCCGGCCGTTTGATCCCCGTGATTCCGCAGATGGCGGTCAACGTATTTGCGGGTGTCGCTTCGATTCCATTCTGGCTCTATACGGCCGCTTCCGGCATCGGCAAACTTCCCGGCATCTTTCTGTATGCTTTTCTGGGCGGTGAAGGCATGAAGCATCCGTTTGCGGCCATTGCCGTTATCGCCGGTTACGTGCTGCTGCTCGGAACGATGTTTTTCCTTTACAAACGGAAAAAGTTGTCTGTTTAA
- a CDS encoding nucleotide sugar dehydrogenase, with product MNQDYEQLLNAIENKKAVLGVVGLGYVGLPLAVEMVKKGFTVIGIDVDQSKIDQIYHGESYITDISSEELKACVASGRFKPTTDYSMITVIDALSICVPTPLSENQDPDTSYITSVVDQIKLYMKPGLLITLESTTYPGTTEELIQAPIEALGYRAGENFFLCFSPERVDPSNARFNTFNTPKVIGGTTAACLELGTALYSKYVERVVPVSTPKVAEMSKLLENTFRSVNIAFINEMAMMCDRMGIDIWEVIDAAATKPFGFMPFYPGPGIGGHCIPLDPMYLSWKAKGFRFYSKFIELAQSTNDNMPYYVISKTSTILNEYAKSIKKSSILILGMAYKPDISDLRESPGLEVYELFKESGANVDYYDPYAESFRDKHGEIVSSVAYDQAKFQNYDCMVLITNHSSLDYGKIASMGVPILDTRNAFSSFNEPHIYKIGHSVQHLEELNMALIG from the coding sequence GTGAATCAGGATTATGAGCAACTGTTGAACGCAATTGAGAACAAAAAGGCTGTGCTTGGTGTTGTAGGACTGGGTTATGTCGGGCTGCCGCTTGCCGTTGAAATGGTCAAAAAAGGGTTCACGGTCATCGGTATTGATGTCGATCAATCCAAAATCGATCAGATTTACCATGGGGAATCCTATATTACCGACATCTCTTCGGAGGAACTGAAGGCCTGCGTCGCAAGCGGCCGCTTCAAACCGACAACCGATTACAGCATGATCACGGTGATCGATGCGCTCAGCATCTGCGTGCCGACTCCCCTTAGCGAAAATCAGGATCCGGATACGTCCTACATTACAAGCGTGGTCGATCAAATCAAGCTGTATATGAAACCGGGATTGCTCATTACACTGGAAAGCACAACGTATCCGGGTACGACGGAAGAGCTGATTCAGGCCCCGATTGAAGCGCTTGGTTACCGCGCGGGCGAGAACTTCTTCCTATGCTTCTCGCCGGAACGCGTCGATCCGTCCAATGCCCGCTTTAACACATTCAACACGCCGAAAGTGATCGGTGGAACAACAGCTGCCTGCCTGGAGCTCGGCACCGCCCTCTATTCGAAATATGTGGAACGGGTTGTGCCTGTGTCCACGCCAAAGGTTGCGGAAATGTCCAAGCTGCTCGAAAATACGTTCCGCAGCGTCAACATTGCGTTCATTAACGAAATGGCGATGATGTGCGACCGCATGGGCATCGACATTTGGGAAGTAATCGACGCCGCCGCAACCAAACCGTTTGGCTTCATGCCGTTTTACCCGGGACCGGGCATCGGCGGACACTGCATCCCGCTCGATCCGATGTACCTGTCCTGGAAGGCCAAAGGCTTCCGCTTCTACAGCAAGTTTATTGAGCTGGCGCAATCCACGAATGACAATATGCCATATTACGTGATCAGCAAAACATCGACGATTTTGAACGAATACGCCAAATCGATCAAAAAATCGTCCATCCTGATACTGGGTATGGCCTATAAGCCGGACATCAGCGATTTGCGCGAGTCTCCGGGGCTTGAGGTGTACGAGCTGTTCAAGGAAAGCGGAGCGAATGTGGATTATTATGATCCGTATGCCGAAAGCTTCCGTGACAAACATGGAGAGATCGTAAGCAGCGTGGCTTATGATCAGGCAAAATTCCAAAACTATGACTGCATGGTGCTGATCACGAACCACAGCAGCCTGGATTACGGCAAAATCGCGTCCATGGGCGTACCGATTCTCGATACGCGAAATGCATTCAGCAGCTTCAACGAGCCGCATATTTACAAAATCGGCCATTCCGTGCAGCATCTCGAAGAGCTGAACATGGCTTTGATCGGTTAA
- a CDS encoding response regulator: protein MPESATLQREKGTDIYYSLGEHLKEKSRELCGVLFLHCGDCGSPSQLKDRIRDFLQHEPGLKPEVQQDSSTQAIAVLLPGLTLDATHYQALLLKQHLQDTMENVEPRITLTVFPGQVEPTPGVLRQMAESTRLDISSDIHIFTRGESIQTPGRILIVDHDDTVREFLNIRLQMQGFETLEAMDGTSALELIEKWEPDLVLTELNLYGIDGLPFIHQIRQLPIESTPKIVVLTERRVEKTISQCFQYGVDDYVTKPFSPVELDARIHRCFH, encoded by the coding sequence ATGCCAGAGTCTGCAACATTGCAGCGTGAAAAGGGAACTGATATCTATTACAGCCTCGGAGAGCATCTCAAGGAAAAATCCCGTGAGCTTTGCGGAGTCCTGTTCCTGCATTGCGGGGATTGCGGGAGCCCTTCGCAGCTGAAGGATCGGATACGCGATTTTCTGCAGCATGAACCGGGACTGAAACCGGAGGTGCAGCAAGACAGCTCCACACAGGCGATAGCCGTCCTGCTGCCGGGGCTCACGCTTGACGCGACTCACTACCAGGCGCTGCTGCTGAAGCAGCATTTGCAGGACACGATGGAGAATGTGGAGCCGCGGATCACACTGACTGTTTTTCCGGGACAGGTTGAACCGACACCGGGGGTACTGAGGCAGATGGCCGAATCCACCCGGCTTGATATATCGTCGGACATTCATATTTTCACCAGGGGGGAATCCATCCAGACTCCGGGACGCATTCTGATCGTCGATCATGATGATACGGTCCGCGAGTTTCTCAATATCCGCCTTCAAATGCAAGGTTTTGAAACCTTGGAGGCCATGGACGGTACATCGGCTCTGGAGCTGATTGAAAAATGGGAGCCGGATCTCGTGCTGACGGAGCTTAATCTGTACGGCATCGACGGTTTGCCTTTCATTCATCAGATCCGACAGCTGCCTATCGAGAGCACGCCGAAAATTGTTGTGCTGACCGAGCGGCGGGTGGAGAAGACGATCAGTCAATGTTTTCAATACGGGGTGGACGACTACGTAACCAAGCCGTTTTCTCCGGTCGAGCTGGATGCCCGTATACACCGGTGTTTTCACTGA